A genomic segment from Streptomyces sp. NBC_00459 encodes:
- a CDS encoding MAB_1171c family putative transporter — MNDSSYYVPSAAMVIVLLLKGRAVLRAWRDPLLRSVYALLLLSVLVFFFAAPPTIAWVNRVTAVPNFSAPLVYCLLSAFSASCLVLIINWRGGPPEATRRASRRWIAGYAVVIVATGVLFALGDAPEQRLRDFDTHYANTPFIREMIVLYLVALTVSNIAMNMVCWPWALQVHGWLRVGLLVIVAGFFCNIAFAATKLTAVVARWNGENLDHLSTYVAPAMAAAAEVVTAAGFCIPLAFQRVGDVWTTWSTYRRLSPLWRELAPLSDHGDRAVRIAWWSPAELQVTQRESDIHDGMLSLYPYFDPTVRARAYDAARTAGSSPEAARAEADAAMVTAALRARAADPEGTVISAAAAENDGPPSPAEGPRDLVAMSHALRRSPVVAAVREGAVARQ; from the coding sequence GTGAACGACTCCAGCTACTACGTGCCGTCCGCCGCGATGGTGATCGTCCTTCTCCTCAAGGGCCGGGCGGTGCTGCGCGCCTGGCGCGATCCGCTGCTGCGGTCGGTGTACGCGCTGCTCCTGCTGTCCGTGCTGGTGTTCTTCTTCGCGGCCCCGCCGACCATCGCGTGGGTCAACCGCGTCACCGCCGTCCCGAACTTCTCGGCGCCGCTCGTGTACTGCCTGCTGAGCGCCTTCAGCGCCTCCTGTCTGGTGCTGATCATCAACTGGCGCGGCGGTCCGCCCGAGGCCACCCGGCGCGCCTCGCGCCGCTGGATCGCCGGTTACGCGGTGGTGATCGTGGCGACGGGCGTCCTGTTCGCCCTCGGGGACGCGCCCGAACAGCGCCTGCGCGACTTCGACACGCACTACGCCAACACGCCCTTCATCCGCGAGATGATCGTGCTGTATCTCGTCGCGCTCACGGTCTCGAACATCGCGATGAACATGGTGTGCTGGCCGTGGGCGCTGCAGGTGCACGGCTGGCTGCGGGTCGGTCTGCTCGTCATCGTGGCCGGCTTCTTCTGCAACATCGCCTTCGCGGCCACCAAGCTGACGGCCGTCGTCGCCCGCTGGAACGGCGAGAACCTCGACCATCTGAGCACCTATGTCGCCCCCGCGATGGCCGCCGCGGCCGAGGTCGTCACCGCGGCCGGCTTCTGCATCCCGCTGGCCTTCCAGCGCGTCGGGGACGTGTGGACCACCTGGTCGACGTACCGCCGTCTCAGCCCGCTGTGGCGGGAGCTCGCCCCCTTGTCGGACCACGGCGACCGCGCGGTCAGGATCGCCTGGTGGTCCCCGGCCGAACTCCAGGTCACCCAACGGGAGTCCGACATCCACGACGGCATGCTCAGCCTGTACCCGTACTTCGACCCGACCGTCCGGGCAAGGGCCTACGACGCGGCCCGCACCGCGGGCTCCTCCCCCGAGGCCGCGCGGGCCGAGGCGGACGCGGCCATGGTGACAGCGGCCTTACGGGCCCGCGCGGCAGATCCCGAGGGCACGGTCATCAGCGCGGCGGCGGCAGAGAACGACGGCCCCCCGTCGCCGGCCGAGGGCCCGCGCGACCTGGTGGCCATGTCCCACGCCCTGCGCCGGTCCCCGGTGGTCGCGGCGGTACGAGAAGGAGCGGTGGCCCGGCAGTAG
- a CDS encoding ABC transporter ATP-binding protein, with product MGSLLDVSGLNKLYEGSGRRVEAVRDLTFTVETGELVCLVGPSGCGKTTLLKCMGGLLAPTAGRVTLAGRVVDGPPPGMAFVFQEYGRSLFPWMRVGDNVELPLRQKNLTKARRRELVADALHSVGLADAAGAYPWQLSGGMQQRVAIARALAYEPDVLLMDEPFAAVDAQTRADLEDLVRGLWRERGMTILFVTHDIDEAVYLGQRVIVLSASPTVVKEELKIDLPDERDQLHTRVAPRFAELRTHVYEQIQAAKRGTPAPDPADRIGDRTEGGT from the coding sequence ATGGGCTCGCTTCTCGATGTATCCGGCCTCAACAAGCTCTACGAGGGTTCGGGCCGCCGGGTCGAGGCGGTGCGGGACCTCACCTTCACCGTCGAGACAGGCGAACTCGTGTGTCTGGTCGGGCCGTCGGGGTGCGGCAAGACGACGCTGCTGAAGTGCATGGGCGGTCTCCTGGCGCCGACGGCGGGCCGAGTGACGCTCGCGGGGCGGGTGGTGGACGGCCCACCGCCCGGGATGGCGTTCGTCTTCCAGGAGTACGGCCGCAGCCTCTTCCCCTGGATGCGCGTCGGCGACAACGTCGAACTCCCGCTCAGGCAGAAGAACCTGACCAAGGCGCGCCGCCGCGAACTGGTCGCGGACGCGCTGCACTCGGTGGGCCTCGCGGACGCCGCCGGGGCCTACCCCTGGCAACTGTCCGGCGGTATGCAGCAGCGGGTCGCGATCGCCCGCGCGCTCGCCTACGAGCCCGACGTGCTGCTGATGGACGAGCCGTTCGCCGCGGTCGACGCCCAGACGCGCGCCGATCTGGAGGACCTCGTGCGGGGCCTGTGGCGGGAGCGCGGGATGACGATCCTGTTCGTCACGCACGACATCGACGAGGCGGTGTACCTCGGTCAGCGGGTGATCGTCCTGTCCGCGTCCCCGACCGTCGTCAAGGAGGAGCTGAAGATCGATCTGCCGGACGAGCGCGACCAGTTGCACACCCGGGTCGCCCCGCGCTTCGCCGAACTGCGCACGCATGTGTACGAGCAGATCCAGGCGGCCAAGCGCGGAACACCGGCGCCGGACCCGGCGGACAGGATCGGGGACAGGACGGAAGGCGGGACCTGA
- a CDS encoding aromatic ring-hydroxylating dioxygenase subunit alpha — translation MPHTTAFARNQWYVAAYSHEVGRELLGRTVLGEPLVFYRTEDEGTPIALADRCVHRRYPLSESGLDGDRIVCGYHGFTYDTTGTCVYVPGQKRIPRTARVASYPVVEQDALIWVWIGDPALADADTIPRARHLDSPGWVTVKGMEPIDADYGLLVDNLLDLSHETYLHGGYIGTPEVAETPINTEVDEGAGIVRVSRHMDDAECPPFYARSTGIEGRITRWQDIEYHAPCLYLLHSRIAPVGVLPEADGSDPNGFHTEITYAITPSADGKVYDFWMVSRDWATDDDEVTEFLRGNNHTVVMQDVDALNLLQRTLGSERSGYQELSINIDTGGLAARRILARLVEEGDKPVEKVL, via the coding sequence ATGCCTCACACCACCGCCTTCGCCAGGAACCAGTGGTACGTCGCCGCCTACAGCCACGAGGTGGGGCGGGAGCTGCTCGGCCGGACGGTCCTCGGTGAACCCCTCGTGTTCTACCGCACCGAGGACGAGGGAACGCCCATCGCCCTCGCCGACCGCTGTGTGCACCGGCGCTACCCGCTCTCCGAGAGTGGCCTGGACGGCGACCGGATCGTGTGCGGTTACCACGGCTTCACCTACGACACCACGGGTACGTGCGTGTACGTGCCCGGGCAGAAACGCATCCCGCGCACCGCCCGTGTCGCCTCCTACCCGGTGGTCGAGCAGGACGCCCTGATCTGGGTGTGGATAGGCGACCCGGCCCTCGCCGACGCCGACACCATTCCGCGGGCCCGGCACCTCGACTCCCCCGGCTGGGTCACCGTCAAGGGCATGGAGCCGATCGACGCCGACTACGGGCTGCTCGTCGACAACCTCCTCGACCTCTCCCACGAGACCTATCTGCACGGCGGCTACATCGGTACCCCCGAGGTCGCCGAGACGCCGATCAACACAGAGGTCGACGAGGGCGCGGGCATCGTCCGGGTGAGCCGGCACATGGACGACGCCGAGTGCCCGCCGTTCTACGCCAGGTCGACCGGCATCGAGGGGCGGATCACCCGCTGGCAGGACATCGAGTACCACGCGCCGTGCCTGTATCTGCTGCACAGCCGGATCGCGCCGGTGGGTGTCCTGCCCGAGGCCGACGGCAGCGACCCGAACGGTTTCCACACCGAGATCACGTACGCCATCACACCGTCGGCCGACGGGAAGGTGTACGACTTCTGGATGGTCTCGCGCGACTGGGCCACGGACGACGACGAGGTCACCGAGTTCCTGCGGGGCAACAACCACACCGTGGTCATGCAGGACGTCGACGCGCTCAACCTCCTTCAGCGGACGCTGGGTTCGGAGCGGTCCGGGTATCAGGAGCTGAGCATCAACATCGACACCGGTGGTCTCGCCGCCCGCCGGATCCTCGCCCGGCTGGTCGAGGAGGGCGACAAGCCCGTGGAGAAGGTCCTGTGA
- a CDS encoding ABC transporter permease yields MRGANALLGATGLAVFLALGEAVPRLGLVKEAYFPPVARIAGALGDELSDDTFWTALGDTLTGWALGLAVAVGAGIVVGVVVSVVPYLREATASTIEFLRPIPSVALIPLAVLLYGSELRSVLLLVVYAAFWQVLVQVLHGIQDLDPVADETARSYGLGTWARIRHVLWPTALPYVMTGVRLAAAVALILTVTAELVIGAPGLGARIAVAQNSQAVPEMYALIVVTGLLGLVINVGARTVERRALAWHQSVRGEVTV; encoded by the coding sequence GTGAGGGGGGCGAACGCCTTGCTCGGCGCGACCGGGCTCGCGGTTTTCCTCGCCCTGGGCGAGGCGGTGCCGCGGCTCGGTCTCGTCAAGGAGGCGTACTTCCCGCCCGTCGCCCGGATCGCCGGCGCCCTCGGCGACGAACTGTCCGACGACACGTTCTGGACGGCGCTCGGCGACACGCTCACCGGCTGGGCGCTGGGGCTGGCGGTCGCGGTGGGCGCCGGCATCGTCGTCGGGGTCGTCGTGTCGGTCGTGCCGTATCTGCGCGAGGCCACGGCGTCGACGATCGAGTTCCTGCGCCCGATCCCGTCGGTCGCGCTGATCCCGCTCGCCGTCCTCCTGTACGGCAGCGAACTGCGCTCGGTCCTCCTCCTCGTCGTCTACGCGGCCTTCTGGCAGGTGCTCGTCCAGGTCCTCCACGGCATCCAGGACCTCGACCCGGTCGCGGACGAGACGGCCCGCTCGTACGGTCTCGGCACCTGGGCACGGATCCGCCATGTGCTGTGGCCGACCGCCCTGCCGTACGTCATGACGGGGGTGCGCCTCGCCGCTGCCGTGGCGCTGATCCTCACGGTCACCGCCGAACTGGTCATCGGCGCACCGGGGTTGGGCGCGCGCATCGCCGTCGCCCAGAACTCGCAGGCGGTGCCGGAGATGTACGCGCTCATCGTGGTCACGGGGCTGCTCGGCCTGGTCATCAACGTGGGCGCCCGTACGGTGGAACGGCGGGCGCTGGCCTGGCACCAGTCGGTGCGCGGGGAGGTGACGGTGTGA
- a CDS encoding ABC transporter permease gives MRRILLRLLFVVTLPLVLLGLWWLASDGSTNPFWPPLRTILTTFPDVWTAERLRADVLPSVWRLSAGYAVAAVLGVVLGTVIGSYRRVRALCEPVLEFLRAIPAPVLIPVIMLFAGIDDTMKITVIASGCVWPVLLNTVEGVRAVDPVMAETARSYRITGAARLRNVVLRSASPQIFAGLRQALSVAIILMVISEMFAASNGLGFTVVQFQRGFAIPDMWTGILVLGLLGFVLSVVFQLVERRVLGWYHGLRASARRSP, from the coding sequence GTGAGGCGGATCCTGCTCCGCCTGCTCTTCGTGGTCACCCTGCCCCTCGTCCTGCTCGGGCTCTGGTGGCTGGCCTCGGACGGCAGCACGAACCCCTTCTGGCCGCCCCTGCGGACGATCCTCACGACCTTCCCCGACGTCTGGACCGCAGAGCGGCTGCGCGCCGACGTGCTGCCCAGCGTGTGGCGGCTGTCCGCCGGGTACGCGGTGGCGGCCGTCCTCGGTGTGGTCCTCGGCACGGTCATCGGGTCCTACCGGCGGGTGCGGGCCCTGTGCGAACCGGTGCTGGAGTTCCTGCGGGCGATCCCGGCGCCGGTGCTGATCCCCGTCATCATGCTGTTCGCGGGCATCGACGACACCATGAAGATCACGGTGATCGCGAGCGGCTGCGTCTGGCCGGTCCTCCTCAACACCGTCGAGGGGGTGCGCGCTGTCGACCCGGTGATGGCCGAGACGGCACGTTCGTACCGGATCACGGGCGCCGCCCGGCTGCGTAACGTGGTGCTGCGCTCGGCGAGCCCGCAGATCTTCGCGGGGCTGCGCCAGGCGCTGTCCGTCGCGATCATCCTGATGGTCATCAGCGAGATGTTCGCCGCCAGCAACGGGCTCGGGTTCACCGTCGTGCAGTTCCAACGCGGCTTCGCCATACCCGACATGTGGACCGGGATCCTCGTCCTGGGGCTGCTGGGCTTCGTCCTGTCCGTCGTCTTCCAGCTGGTCGAGCGGCGCGTGCTCGGCTGGTACCACGGCCTGCGTGCCTCGGCCCGGCGGTCGCCGTGA
- a CDS encoding toxin-antitoxin system, toxin component, protein MRRLCGELVTELRLPAPAEPADLYAALCDAMSRRRGRPVVFRAAPFPPGTASGLWLDMAEQDLIVVEERTAPDHQLVILGHELWHMQAGHCGHHVEGAAVAARLLSDTADLQDTVRKVAARTRSDLADEREAESFGLLLASKCRTWLAGSARRPVRRDQLAGRIEASLGYRGPQS, encoded by the coding sequence ATGCGCCGCCTGTGCGGCGAGTTGGTGACCGAGCTGAGGCTCCCGGCGCCGGCGGAACCCGCCGACCTCTATGCCGCGCTGTGCGACGCCATGAGCAGGCGCCGCGGCCGTCCCGTCGTGTTCCGCGCGGCTCCCTTCCCACCCGGCACGGCCAGCGGACTGTGGCTCGACATGGCCGAGCAGGACCTGATCGTGGTCGAGGAACGCACCGCGCCCGACCACCAGTTGGTGATCCTGGGGCACGAACTGTGGCACATGCAGGCCGGGCACTGCGGCCACCACGTCGAGGGCGCCGCGGTCGCCGCCCGGCTGCTCAGCGACACCGCGGACCTCCAGGACACGGTCCGCAAGGTGGCCGCCCGCACCCGCTCCGACCTCGCCGACGAGCGCGAAGCCGAGAGCTTCGGCCTGCTGCTGGCCAGCAAGTGCCGTACGTGGCTCGCCGGTTCGGCGCGCCGGCCGGTCCGGCGCGACCAGCTCGCGGGCCGGATCGAGGCCTCCCTGGGCTATCGCGGGCCGCAGAGCTGA
- a CDS encoding IS982 family transposase, with the protein MTNNLDALLTALYVKIDDEIGGTRWLGRPPRLTDSELVCLAVAQALLGFTSESRWLRFVDSRLGGMFPYVPRQPGWNKRLRAALPLVKKAIRLLAVDTDFWFDNHWIVDSTPVECGRSRPTVKRSDMAGWAGYGYCASHSRFFWGLRLFLVCTPTGMPILWALATPKLDEREVLTAMLDREPETVTNRPGLLVISDKGFASREFEADLALRGAELLRPSFKREKKRKGESLLKSVRQLIESVNDTLKGQLDLEQHGGRTFEGVAVRVAQRVLAMAAAIWHNHKTGQPVLRSLIAYDH; encoded by the coding sequence GTGACGAACAACCTGGACGCCCTGCTGACCGCACTGTACGTGAAGATCGACGACGAGATCGGGGGTACCCGGTGGCTGGGCCGGCCGCCGCGGCTGACGGATTCCGAGCTTGTCTGCCTCGCTGTCGCGCAGGCGTTGCTGGGCTTCACCTCGGAGTCGCGGTGGCTGCGGTTCGTGGACTCCCGCCTGGGCGGGATGTTCCCGTACGTGCCCAGGCAGCCGGGCTGGAACAAGCGGCTGCGGGCTGCGTTGCCGTTGGTCAAGAAGGCGATACGGCTGCTGGCCGTCGATACGGACTTCTGGTTCGACAACCACTGGATCGTCGACTCGACGCCGGTGGAGTGCGGTCGCTCGCGTCCGACGGTGAAGCGGTCGGACATGGCCGGCTGGGCCGGATACGGGTACTGCGCCAGTCACAGCCGGTTCTTCTGGGGCCTGCGCCTGTTCCTGGTGTGCACCCCGACCGGGATGCCGATCCTGTGGGCTCTGGCGACCCCGAAGTTGGATGAGCGCGAGGTACTGACCGCGATGCTCGACCGCGAACCCGAGACGGTCACGAACCGGCCGGGGCTGCTGGTGATCTCCGACAAGGGTTTCGCTTCCAGGGAGTTCGAGGCCGATCTGGCCCTGAGGGGCGCTGAGTTGCTGCGGCCGTCGTTCAAGCGCGAGAAGAAACGCAAGGGCGAGTCCCTGCTGAAGTCGGTGCGGCAGTTGATCGAGTCGGTCAACGACACCCTCAAGGGCCAGCTCGACCTGGAACAGCACGGCGGCCGGACCTTCGAAGGCGTCGCCGTCCGCGTCGCCCAGCGCGTCCTCGCGATGGCTGCTGCGATCTGGCACAACCACAAGACCGGCCAGCCGGTCCTACGATCCCTCATCGCCTACGACCACTGA
- a CDS encoding helix-turn-helix domain-containing protein, whose protein sequence is MTDGYEVPGATATVLLSAVVARVTALADRLGVSHAEVFHTGRLSAASGVPESVVKALLSGQSAGEPDLQARFLQRLGLLRRTRLKPNGRKYTQQEIADGAGMSRQQAGALINGDRRPTMEHCDAIQRFFRVHAGFLTAADPEALAGALQRCEQELLQQLADREREAAKAADDPLERLLQDHGVRGIAWRAAQLPSDQHRDKVAEWLDMLLESVKRPES, encoded by the coding sequence GTGACGGATGGCTACGAGGTTCCGGGCGCCACGGCGACGGTTCTGCTGTCCGCCGTCGTGGCCCGGGTCACCGCACTCGCGGACCGGCTGGGCGTGTCGCACGCCGAGGTCTTCCACACCGGGCGGCTCTCCGCCGCGTCCGGCGTCCCGGAGAGCGTCGTCAAGGCACTGCTGAGCGGGCAGAGCGCCGGCGAACCCGATCTCCAGGCCCGTTTCCTTCAGCGGCTGGGCCTGCTGCGCCGTACCCGGCTCAAACCGAACGGCCGCAAGTACACGCAGCAGGAGATCGCCGACGGGGCCGGCATGTCGCGCCAGCAGGCGGGCGCCCTCATCAACGGCGACCGGCGCCCCACCATGGAGCACTGCGACGCCATCCAGCGCTTCTTCAGAGTGCACGCGGGTTTTCTCACCGCGGCCGACCCCGAGGCGCTCGCGGGCGCCCTCCAGCGCTGTGAACAGGAGCTTCTCCAGCAACTCGCCGACCGTGAGCGCGAGGCGGCGAAAGCCGCCGACGACCCGCTGGAACGGCTGCTGCAGGACCACGGCGTCCGCGGAATCGCCTGGCGGGCCGCGCAGCTGCCCTCCGACCAGCACCGCGACAAGGTCGCCGAATGGCTGGACATGCTCCTGGAGAGCGTCAAGCGGCCGGAGTCGTGA
- a CDS encoding PDR/VanB family oxidoreductase, producing the protein MSVYEAELVVERRESAADGVLTLVLRHPLGEELPGWEPGAHVDVVLGPELERQYSLCGDPADRSAWRIAVLREPDGRGGSAYVHGQLKLGDKVRVRGPRNHFALRPAPRYRFVAGGIGITPILPMLAAAEAAGAEWTLLYGGRTRNSMAFTEELGRYGDKVTFAPQDETGLLDLDAEIGRLPEGTLVYCCGPGALLDAVESVCPAGALHVERFAPKAQQVGADSEFEVVLQRSGRTLTVPVEVSVLDAVRGAGVEVLFSCTEGTCGTCETDVLEGTPDHRDSVLTDEEREAGETMLICVSRCRGPRLVLDL; encoded by the coding sequence ATGAGCGTGTACGAAGCCGAACTCGTCGTCGAGCGGCGGGAGTCGGCCGCCGACGGTGTGCTGACGCTCGTCCTGCGGCATCCGCTGGGCGAGGAACTGCCGGGCTGGGAGCCGGGCGCGCATGTCGATGTCGTGCTCGGGCCGGAGCTGGAGCGGCAGTACTCACTGTGCGGCGACCCCGCCGACCGGTCGGCATGGCGGATCGCGGTACTGCGCGAGCCGGACGGACGCGGCGGATCGGCCTATGTGCACGGGCAGTTGAAGCTCGGGGACAAGGTGCGGGTACGCGGGCCCCGGAACCACTTCGCCCTCAGGCCGGCGCCCCGCTACCGCTTCGTCGCGGGCGGTATCGGCATCACCCCGATCCTGCCGATGCTCGCCGCCGCCGAGGCCGCGGGCGCCGAGTGGACGCTGCTGTACGGCGGGCGCACCCGTAACTCCATGGCGTTCACCGAGGAGTTGGGGCGGTACGGGGACAAGGTCACGTTCGCTCCGCAGGACGAGACCGGACTCCTGGACCTCGACGCGGAGATCGGGCGGCTGCCGGAAGGCACCCTTGTCTACTGCTGCGGGCCCGGGGCCCTTCTCGACGCGGTCGAGTCGGTCTGCCCGGCCGGTGCGCTGCACGTCGAGCGGTTCGCACCCAAGGCCCAACAGGTCGGCGCGGACAGCGAGTTCGAGGTCGTCCTGCAGCGCAGTGGTCGTACGCTGACCGTGCCCGTCGAGGTGTCCGTGCTGGACGCCGTGCGCGGCGCCGGGGTCGAGGTGCTCTTCTCGTGCACCGAGGGCACGTGCGGCACCTGTGAGACGGACGTGCTCGAAGGCACCCCGGACCACCGGGACTCGGTGCTGACGGACGAGGAACGGGAGGCGGGCGAGACGATGCTCATCTGTGTGTCCCGGTGCCGTGGTCCACGGCTCGTCCTCGACCTCTAG
- a CDS encoding ABC transporter substrate-binding protein — MRRLFTGLTAVTLLVTATACGSSGGSGSSGGTTPSGGTTTLKVGIIPIVDVAPLYLGQQKGFFSERGLKLSLTLAQGGAAIVPGVVSGQFQFGFSNVTSLMIAQSNSVPVKAVANGIASTGVQGKDFSALTVKKDSPIKSAKELEGKKVAVNTLKNINETSVRESVRKAGGDPDKVTFVELAFDQMPAALDSGQIDAAQVVEPALATVKSQGGREIASPLVDVAPDCTVAMYFTSTRYAQQNPELVKKFQEATAESLAYADAHPDEARQAVTTYTKIPADVLAKVTLPKWPAEANRASIEALEKLGEADGLFKQSPDLDKLLP, encoded by the coding sequence TTGCGTCGTCTGTTCACCGGTCTCACGGCCGTCACGCTCCTGGTCACCGCGACGGCCTGTGGTTCGTCGGGCGGTTCCGGTTCGTCGGGCGGCACCACGCCGTCCGGCGGCACCACCACTCTCAAGGTCGGCATCATCCCCATCGTCGATGTCGCGCCTCTCTATCTCGGCCAGCAGAAGGGCTTCTTCAGCGAGCGCGGGCTCAAGCTGTCCCTGACCCTCGCGCAGGGCGGCGCGGCGATCGTGCCGGGTGTCGTCAGCGGGCAGTTCCAGTTCGGCTTCAGCAACGTGACGTCGCTGATGATCGCCCAGTCCAACAGCGTGCCCGTCAAGGCAGTCGCCAACGGCATCGCGTCGACCGGCGTGCAGGGCAAGGACTTCAGCGCCCTCACCGTGAAGAAGGACAGTCCGATCAAGTCGGCGAAGGAGCTGGAGGGCAAGAAGGTCGCCGTCAACACCCTGAAGAACATCAACGAGACGTCGGTGCGCGAGTCGGTGCGCAAGGCGGGCGGCGACCCGGACAAGGTGACGTTCGTCGAGCTGGCCTTCGACCAGATGCCCGCCGCCCTCGACAGCGGTCAGATCGACGCGGCCCAGGTCGTCGAGCCTGCCCTCGCGACCGTCAAGAGCCAGGGCGGCCGTGAGATCGCCTCGCCGCTGGTGGACGTCGCGCCCGACTGCACCGTCGCGATGTACTTCACCTCGACCCGGTACGCCCAGCAGAACCCGGAGTTGGTGAAGAAGTTCCAGGAGGCGACCGCCGAGTCCCTCGCGTACGCCGACGCCCACCCGGACGAGGCCCGCCAGGCCGTGACGACGTACACCAAGATCCCGGCGGACGTGCTGGCGAAGGTGACCCTGCCGAAGTGGCCGGCCGAGGCGAACCGCGCCTCGATCGAGGCACTGGAGAAGCTGGGTGAGGCGGACGGTCTCTTCAAACAGTCCCCCGACCTGGACAAGCTGCTGCCGTGA
- a CDS encoding MmyB family transcriptional regulator — translation MAFQAGGQRPAPRPVPEGPEAQAYLRDYATLLEAVTFPSVVLDHRWDVVLSNTGFETLFRAVGPHPTAMPGDNFLRFVLFHPDAGTVLGEHESSWCLPMLAHFAAAMERHAQDRGLQAIRRDIAQDPIMEAAYRQGLPHWIRAVGAEAVQHDGAVRPLLHPDPRWGATECRVVGETPKSLEDMGYTRLTLVFRETRRPADAPRGPRRPRRSASHLSVVPAPEA, via the coding sequence ATGGCATTTCAGGCAGGAGGGCAGCGGCCGGCGCCGCGGCCCGTCCCCGAGGGGCCCGAGGCCCAGGCGTACCTGCGGGACTACGCCACGCTTCTGGAGGCCGTGACCTTCCCGTCCGTGGTCCTCGACCACCGCTGGGACGTGGTTCTCTCCAACACCGGGTTCGAGACACTTTTCCGCGCCGTCGGCCCGCATCCCACGGCCATGCCCGGCGACAACTTCCTCCGTTTCGTCCTCTTCCATCCGGACGCGGGCACGGTCCTCGGCGAGCACGAGTCGAGCTGGTGCCTGCCGATGCTGGCGCACTTCGCCGCCGCCATGGAGCGGCACGCCCAGGACCGCGGCCTCCAGGCCATCCGCCGGGACATCGCCCAGGACCCGATCATGGAGGCCGCCTACCGGCAGGGCCTGCCGCACTGGATCCGGGCGGTCGGCGCGGAGGCCGTCCAGCACGACGGGGCCGTACGCCCGCTGCTGCACCCCGACCCGCGCTGGGGTGCCACCGAGTGCCGCGTCGTGGGCGAGACCCCCAAGTCCCTTGAGGACATGGGCTATACGAGGCTGACGCTGGTGTTCCGCGAGACGCGGCGCCCGGCGGACGCCCCGCGCGGACCACGCCGCCCGAGGCGCTCGGCGAGCCACCTGAGTGTGGTGCCGGCCCCGGAGGCGTGA